The Musa acuminata AAA Group cultivar baxijiao chromosome BXJ1-3, Cavendish_Baxijiao_AAA, whole genome shotgun sequence genome window below encodes:
- the LOC135635889 gene encoding probable beta-D-xylosidase 7, protein MGTRGLIFSSALVLLLLAQPVSVVSASPPFACDPASPSTRNYGFCQTTLPIDKRVNDLISRLTLEEKIQQLDDETPAIPRLGVPKYYWWSEALHGVSSWGHGIHFDPLTIPGATSFPQVILTAASFDQYLWYRIGQAIAVEARALYNAGHADGLTFWSPNVNIFRDPRWGRGQETPGEDPTTASKYAVAFVRGLQGDSPTGERPGQLMASACCKHFTAYDLDRWNGTLRYTFDARVTAQDMEDTFQPPFRGCVQEGRGTCVMCSYNRVNGVPTCADHNLLTEQAKNAWGLDGYIASDCAAVDFIYGATHYAKTLEEAVSYALKAGVDINCGKAMSQHVGAAIKNGNISESDVDRALFNGFSLRMKLGLFNGDPQKLPSGDIPPSQVCSTEHKNLALEAAQAGIVLLKNIGNTLPLARSNVTSLGVIGPNSNAPPSLLGNYNGPPCEVITPLDALQRSVNNTRFAIGCNVPGNVSDIPEAVQLASSVDYVIMFMGLDQDQEREDLDRTDLVLPGTQQTLISKVAEAAKKPIILVLISGGPLDITFAKDDPRIGAILWAGFPGEAGGSAISSIIFGDHNPGGKLPVTWYPQEFTKVPMTDMRMRADPATGYPGRTYRFYNGKPVYQFGYGLSYSSHSYEFAAGTTTSIYLNNSLSPQAHPNDPNTLSYDIASLGFNTCGELKISATVGVKNHGPMAGRHPVLLFSRWPSTEHGRPVKQLVDFQSVHLEAGESTKVEFSLSACEHLSRVTDDGRRVLDKGSHFLIVGDEEHEISIIA, encoded by the exons ATGGGAACTCGGGGTCTCATCTTTTCAAGCGCACTAGTGCTGCTGCTTCTTGCACAACCGGTCTCAGTCGTTTCAGCCTCTCCTCCCTTTGCATGCGATCCTGCAAGCCCATCGACGCGAAACTACGGATTCTGTCAGACGACGCTGCCCATCGACAAGAGGGTGAATGATCTCATTTCACGCTTGACCTTGGAGGAGAAGATACAACAACTGGATGATGAAACTCCTGCAATCCCCCGACTCGGCGTGCCGAAGTACTATTGGTGGTCGGAGGCATTGCACGGTGTGTCCTCCTGGGGACATGGTATCCACTTCGACCCCCTCACCATTCCAGGTGCTACCAGCTTCCCCCAAGTTATACTTACCGCAGCATCCTTCGACCAATACCTATGGTATCGTATCGGACAG GCTATCGCGGTGGAGGCTCGAGCACTGTACAACGCGGGACATGCTGATGGATTGACATTTTGGTCGCCAAACGTGAATATATTCAGAGATCCCAGGTGGGGCAGAGGCCAGGAGACTCCCGGTGAGGATCCCACGACGGCAAGCAAGTATGCCGTAGCCTTTGTGAGAGGACTACAGGGCGATTCCCCCACAGGGGAAAGGCCCGGCCAGCTGATGGCTTCAGCTTGCTGCAAACACTTCACAGCTTATGATTTGGATAGATGGAACGGCACCCTTCGCTATACCTTCGATGCTCGG GTGACGGCTCAGGACATGGAAGATACTTTTCAGCCGCCTTTCAGAGGCTGCGTCCAAGAAGGTCGAGGCACTTGTGTCATGTGTTCCTACAATCGCGTCAATGGAGTACCCACCTGTGCTGATCACAATCTTCTGACCGAGCAAGCCAAAAACGCGTGGGGTCTTGATGG GTACATTGCTTCGGACTGTGCTGCAGTTGATTTCATTTATGGTGCTACGCACTACGCCAAAACGCTCGAAGAGGCTGTTAGTTATGCTCTCAAAGCTG GAGTGGATATAAATTGCGGTAAGGCTATGAGTCAGCATGTAGGAGCTGCAATAAAAAACGGGAATATATCTGAAAGTGATGTAGACAGAGCCCTATTCAATGGCTTCTCCTTGAGAATGAAGCTTGGACTTTTCAATGGAGATCCACAAAAGCTACCTTCAGGGGATATCCCCCCTAGCCAAGTCTGTTCGACGGAGCACAAAAACTTGGCTCTCGAAGCAGCCCAAGCCGGCATCGTTCTCTTAAAGAACATTGGCAATACCCTTCCTCTAGCGAGATCAAACGTTACATCTCTTGGTGTGATTGGCCCAAACTCTAACGCCCCTCCGAGCCTTCTGGGTAACTACAATGGCCCTCCTTGCGAGGTTATCACCCCACTTGACGCATTGCAGAGGTCCGTCAACAACACCCGATTCGCAATAGGGTGTAACGTTCCTGGCAATGTCAGTGATATCCCCGAAGCTGTCCAATTGGCGAGCTCAGTGGACTATGTCATCATGTTCATGGGGTTGGATCAAGATCAGGAGAGAGAGGATCTTGATAGGACGGATTTGGTTCTCCCAGGAACGCAGCAGACTCTCATATCCAAAGTTGCCGAAGCAGCAAAGAAGCCCATCATCCTGGTGTTGATTTCCGGTGGTCCGCTGGACATTACGTTCGCAAAGGACGACCCGAGAATAGGAGCTATCTTGTGGGCAGGTTTTCCCGGTGAAGCAGGTGGATCAGCGATCTCAAGCATCATCTTTGGAGACCACAATCCAG GGGGGAAACTGCCTGTTACTTGGTATCCACAAGAGTTCACAAAGGTGCCGATGACCGACATGAGGATGAGGGCCGACCCTGCCACGGGCTATCCGGGACgcacctacagattctacaacggCAAGCCCGTCTACCAATTTGGTTATGGGCTCAGCTACTCCAGTCATTCATATGAATTCGCAGCTGGAACTACAACTTCGATCTACCTGAACAACTCGTTGTCTCCCCAGGCTCACCCGAATGATCCAAACACTCTCAGTTATGACATCGCAAGCTTAGGCTTCAACACATGCGGAGAACTTAAAATCTCTGCTACGGTCGGCGTCAAGAACCATGGTCCCATGGCCGGACGGCACCCTGTGTTGCTCTTCTCTCGCTGGCCATCTACAGAACATGGTAGGCCGGTGAAGCAGCTGGTGGATTTCCAGAGCGTGCACTTGGAGGCTGGAGAGAGCACCAAAGTGGAGTTTTCTCTGAGCGCTTGCGAGCATCTCAGCCGAGTCACGGACGATGGCAGAAGGGTGTTGGACAAAGGATCCCACTTCTTAATCGTTGGAGATGAGGAGCATGAAATCAGCATCATCGCCTGA